The genomic window CTGCTACCTGGAATATTCCTTGCCAAGCTGTGTTCATGGTTTTTCGGAATTAATAGTGTGCATTAAAACACTGGAAACACTTGGTTAATGTATTGTTTGGCACAATATACTAGTCTCAGTATTTCACTAGTGTTTGCGTATTAACTTACCAGGAAAAGTAGGCGTAATTAATAATAAGATTAATTTTTCACTTCTCTTGTGATTAATTTACAGTCTTTAAACTAAAGCTTTGTAAGTATTCGTTAACACTACTCATCACTGGCTAAACGCCGCGCTACCGCTAACAGCACTCATTATTCTTCACAACTATTGACTATTGACTATTACTATGCACTAATCTAAATGCAGCTACCAAACAAAAATCTAGAATGTCCCAAGTTTTAGAACAATCAATTGAAATTAACGCCACAGCTACATCAGTAGAACGCTGTTTTACCGATTTAGGATTGATGCACCGTTGGCTCAACCCCGTGCTGCGTTGCGAACCTGTGGGTGAAACTTGGAGTACAGAGATAGGTAGTAAAAGCCGCTTTTTGATTCAAATACCCCTAATGCAACCCACCTTAAACAGTTTGGTTGTAGAACGCCAACCTGGTTTAGTCGTGTGGGAATTTCAGGGATTTTTTCAAGGACGCGATCGCTGGGAATGTCAACCGACACGACAAGGTACACTATTATTAAACCGCTTTGAGTTTGAGATTCCTAACCCTATAGTCAGTTGGGGATTCAACACCTTCGCCGCCAAATGGACAAAAGAAGATATGCAAGCACAGCTACGTCGTCTCAAACGAGTAGCGGAAGAAGTACAAATTAATCCTTAGTAATTACAATGCTTTTAGACAAGATTTTATCATCATTAATTGGCAAATTTATCACTGTCAAAAAATTTAATTAGATCAGACAATGTATAATGAGTATACACAGAGTTATTATTAGTAATACGCCATAAAACTTGCTCTGAGTTGGATATTACTTCTATAAAATTTTGTGTTTTTATAGTATCTTTAGCTGAAGACCTGGCAAATTTATTAACTAAAAATCCCACCCTTTGCAAAGCGCGAACAGTCCACAGTGCAGCAATACCCTCACCTATGAGATTAATTTCTCCTTTCGGTGGTGTATGCAGATGAAACTCCCCAGAAAAGATATCAAACTCCACACCTTCACTACGGAAAGCATCAGCAAAAGCACCACTTAACACTAAATCTTCTGGTGCGCCAACGTGTAAAATACCATTAGTTGTTAATAGCCAAACTTGGTCAGCTAGACGCAAAGCCAAATCTAAATCGTGGGTAGAAAGCAGAATTGCTTGATGAGTTTCCCGTGCTAACTGACGCAACAATTGCATAATTTCCACCCGCCGTGGTAAATCTAAAAATGCCGTTGGTTCATCCAGCAACATCACCATCGGCGACTGCGCCAAAGCACGCGCAATCATAATTTTTTGACGTTCACCATCACTAAGTTCGCTGACTTGACGTGAGACTAAATGTAACGCACCTACAGATTTTATCGCCCAATCTACAATAGCTTCATCTTCAAGGCTTAACCTTCCCCACCAGTCAGTATAAGGATGTCGTCCCAACGTCACCAAAGTATAAGCTGATAACATACCCACATCAACCCTTTCCGTCAGCACCAAACTCAACCGCTTGGCTAAATCCTGCGGTGCTAACTTATAGATATCATCACCCAAAAGTCGCACCTCACCCGCTATAGGTGCTTGCATTCCAGCGAGCGATCGCAGTAATGTAGACTTACCCGCACCATTCGGCCCCAGTAAACACACCAATTCCCCAGCTTCCAGACACACAGAAATATCCGAAGCAACACACCGAACAGTTTTTCGGGATGTTTGATAACCAATACTTAAATCGTGAGTCGTCAAAATCATCAACCCCACCTCAAAAAACTCTCCGCGTACCTCCGCGCCTACCTCAGCGCACCTCTGCGTTAAAAATTCTAATTACTTACGCCTCAAAATCACCCAACTAACCACAGGAGTACCAATCAAAGCCGTAATAGCATTCAAAGGTAAAACCATCTGACTCACCCAAACTTGAGAACACAAATCCGCCACCAAAGCCAAAATTGCCCCCATAAATATCACACTAGGGATTAAAATTCGATGGTCAGAAGTCATAAACAGACTGCGACACAAATGAGGAATAGCCACACCCAAAAATGCGATCGGGCCACAAAAAGCCGTAATAGCACCTGCTAAAATAGAAGCACTAGTAATCACAGAAAATCGAGTTTTCTGCACCGTTAAACCCAGACTCCGCGCATAAGATTCACCCAATAAAAGCGCATTCAAGGATTTGGATTGCAACACCGCCATTAATAAACTTAAAAGTATCACCGGAATTAAAACAATTAACTGTTTCCAAGTCACCCCAGCGAAACTACCAAAAGTCCACATAATATAACTTTGAATCCGTTCTTGAGAACTAAATTGCAACAAAATACTCACAATTGCACTAGTAGCATAGCCAAACAATAAACCTAAAATTAGTAGTGTCATTGTATCTTGTACTCGGCGAGAAACCGCTAACATCACACCCAAAACCGATGCTGCGCCGAAACTAGCGGCTATCACCAACCCAAAATCAGTAATGATTCCCAAATCATTTAATAAAGTCGGTGTAGTCACACTTGCAGTTAACACCACCAAAGCTACACCTAAACTTGCACCAGAACTAATTCCTAAGACAAAAGGCCCCGCCAAGGGATTTTTAAATAGAGTTTGCATTTGCAACCCACTCACACCCAAAGCCGCACCTGCTAAAGTTGCTGTCAAAGCTTTAGGTAATCTAAATTTGAGAATAATATGAGCATGAGTCACCTTTTCTGGTTCTTGTCCCAGTAAAATATTGATAACTTCCTGAATAGGAATAGAGACAGAACCCAAAGCTAAATCTAGTAAAAATGCAAAAACAAAACCTATAATTAGCAGTAAAAAAGCTAAAGTTTTGATAGACGTAGATTTGGCAGAAAATAACAGGTTAGTTAGGAGATATTTTTTCAGTAACATTATTGAATAAATTTGCGGTAATAAAATAGTTGATGATTCGGTAATATTTCTGGATGTAATATTTTAATTAAATCTGAGAGAACAATATCAGGGTTACTAATTCCCCCCTCCCAGTAATCATTACCACCACTATCATTTACACGAGCATTGTTATTATAAAGATTACCTGTTTTCACAGCTTGAAAATCAGCATAGCGACTATCTTCAGCGACTACATCTTTCAAACTCTGCCAAGATTGGCTAAAATTCAACCAATAATCAGCATTAGCTGCACGTTCTAACACTACTTCAAAAGAAAGGGGGAGACTACCAGCAGATTTATCATCACTCCAAAGATATTTTCCTCCAGCATCAGCCAGATATTTGGCTACATAACTTTGACCAGCCGGCATAAACCAAGTACCTTTAAAGTTAAAGCCAACAAATACAGTTGGACGCTGTTTTAAAGATTTAGCTTTTGCGGCTATTTGTGTATATTTATTTGCAATTTCATTAAATATATTTTCTGCTTGTGCTTCTTGATTAAAAAACAAAGCTGTAAATTTCAACCATTCACTTCTTCCCAATGGTGTGTCTTCCATATACTCAGCATTTATCGCCACCTTCAAACCCACCTCTGTGAGTTTGCTATAACTATCAGTTTGGGAATTCCCTGTACCGAAGGTTGTCACTAAGTCGGGACTTAATTCTAATAATTTTTCTATATCCACATTGGAATTATTGCCGACCTGTGTAATCTTTCCGGCTTTAATTCTTTCAACTACATCAGGAGTATTGACTTGATTACTATTACTAATCCCAATCAGTTTATCAACTACACCTAATTTGGCTAGGTGGGGTAAATGTGTAGTTGATAAAGAGACTATCGAGTTAATGGGAACTGTAATTACCTGCGCTTGATTAAATCCTTGGGGTGTGGGAGTTCCACATTGAACTAAAACATATTGAAACTGGGTTTTGGCATTTTGCCAAGGGTTTTTAATGGTGACTACTTTGTAGTGTTGATGATATTCTACTGCAAAGCCTGTGGCATGGGTGATTGTAATTTTATTGGGGAAGTAATCTTGATTGGGGTTGTAGTTTTGAGTGCAGGTGTTAGTTGATGTGTGAATTGTGGTGTTATGACAGGCGATGATGAGGGTGGCTATGAGGAATAATTGGCAGAGGAAAATGATTGGTTTTTTAGGGAATTTTACCAATTTCATGTTTTTTTATCTCGCGCAAAGGCGCAAAGGCGCAGAGAGTTTCAGAGAGATTTTGGCGTGATAAATCCGGGTTAGGGGGTTTGGGGTGGGTAGAGGTTTTCGGTGATTTTGTTACCTTTAATTAGATGTTCGTTGACTATATTTTCGGCAACATTGGGGTTAACGCGAGTGTACCAAGTTCTATCATTGGAATAAAAGACAACTGGGCCGAGTTGACACACTTCTAAACAGCCGGAGGTTCTTACTTCGATGTCTAAACCTGCTTCTTCTACTGCTGATTTTAAGGCATCAAATGTAGGTTGCCATTTGCGGGAAGGAAGACAGCGTGTAGAGGTACAAACTGAAATATAGGAATGTTTGAGAGGATTTTTGGTAAATGGTATCGGTTTTTTACCTAATACATAAATATCTCTTAATTCTTGATAAAGAGTTAATTTATCTAAATTTGGTTTACCTTCCGGTAATAAGTTTTCACCATCTACGAAAGGATTAGGTAATAAAATCGTCATCAATTGTTCATTAGCACCATTCCAAAATTGAATCCCCCAACTACGAGGATTACCTTCAGTATTAAACCGACGATAAAAAGCCGCACGACTAACTTGACGCTGCTTCCTCACTTCCACAGGAGTCTTACACAAAGGCCCACCAAAATTAGTATCAATACATAAATGTAAATGCCAACCCTCAGCCGCTACCGTCAAATATCCATCATAGAGAATACAAAGCTTTGGTGGTGCATTAAATTCCAACTCCAACACACTACCTTGAACAATATGTCCAACCCCAACCTGCTGCCAATTTTGTTCAAACAAAGTATAAACTAACGACGCTAAAACATCACTGCCACAATCAAAATACTCATACTCAACAAACCCCCCCGTAGCTAAACCTTCCCGCACCACCTCATTAACTGGTGTCACCCAACAATTAAACTCACTCATTTCTAACTCTCCTTTGTGCCTTTGCGCCTCTGCGCGAAAAAACTCTTTAAAACCGAGAATTCAACCCAACCTGAAAAACCCTCCCCCCATCAGGAAACCCAGGAAACAACTGATAACGCTGGTCAAACAAATTATCCAAACTACCAGTCAATACCAAACTATCACTTATCGGCACACGCATCTTTAAATCAAAAGTCGTATACCCCGACAGAAATTCCGTATTAATATTATTAGTTGGATATCCATTTAAAGAATTCATCAACACCCCCAAATACCAACCTTGACGATTTTCGTAAGACACCCCCAAATTTAACTTATCAGCACCAGCAAACCGTAACTCCTTATCAACCTCCGCCGGATTAGCACTTTCTAAAATACGCGGATCATTAGCCGTATAATTAATAAAAGCGTAGACATTTCTCGCTAACTGTAAATTTAACGAAGCTTCAATTCCCGTAGTATGAACTAACCCGATATTTTCCCAAGTACCTGTATTACCATTCACAGGTGGAGTGAGTCTTTTAAAAGCGATTGTATCAGAAACTCTGTTACTAAAAAATGTCAGCCTCAACAAGCCAATACTACCTAACTTTTGGTCGATACCCACATCAAAACTATCCCCTTTCTCTGGTTTCAGTTCAGGATTACCGATGTTAGTAGGATTATTATTAAATAAATTCGCTATCGTAGGAGCGCGGAAATTTCTGATATAGTTAGCTCTGAGTGTCGTTGAGTCTGATAACGCTAACTTTGCCCCTACAGATGGTGATGTAAATGAACCATTCACCAAGCTACTAAAATCTTGACGTACTCCTAAATTCATACTCAAGCTAGGAGAAAAATTAATTTCATATTTACCAAAAATTGCCCCTTGATCTATGGCATCATCATAATTTTCTCTCGTGATATTTGTACCATAATTAAATGTAGTGTTACGTACATTCGTATTTCGGTAATCAAAGCCATACACTAAGGTTTGATTCTTGGCAAAGTTCCAGCTATGTGTGGTTTGAATACCATAGGAATCCTGTTTAGTATCAAAGCGATTTTGAGATGTAATTGCACCGCTACGATTATCAAAACGAGTATTGAGAAAATCAGCGTAAACTCTCGCTGTTAACAGTGAATCTTTTCCGCTTCCTAATTTGGAATTCCAGGTTAAATCAGTGAGAACTTGGTCTGTATATTTACGATTATTCTCAGTCAGAGAGTTAAAAAATCCCTGTCCAAATTCGGGTACAGGAATCGGTACGCCTCCCGGTACTCCCTGTTCTTTACCTAAATATAAAGTTGATAGGGTTAATGTATTACGTTTACCTAAATTTGCCTCTAGTTTAACGTTAAAGTTATTAAAGAGTGCATCATTATTTCTTCTCGTCCCCTCAAAATTGGCTTCAGGAATGGTGAAAGGATAATTATTTTGTGCTTGAGTACGGTTATATCCAACTACCCAAGAAATATCACCTGTTCTCCCACTATTTTGAATGCTTTGTTGGTTGAGTCCATATGAACCAATATTAACTTTGGTTTCCGTGGTGATTTTCTCTGTAGGACGACGGGTAACAATGTTAATTACCCCACCTATTGCGTCAGAACCATAAAGAGTTGAACCGCCTCCAGGTAATACTTCAACTCTTTCAATATTGTTAGTTGTAAATTCTGAAAGGTCGAAACCACCACCACCAAGATTATTAATTGGTCTACCATCTAACAAGATTAAGACTTGACCTGTATTAGAACCGCGAATAAATTGACCGCTTAAAGCATTTACTTCTGTTCCAACAGTACCGTCACCTAAAATACCAGGGAGAAATCGCAGTGCTTCTTTCACTGTTCTCGCACCTTGCGCCTCCATTTCTTCGCCAGTAATGACATACACCGGACGGGTGGAATCTTTCACTGTCCCTTCCCGACGAAAGGGAGAAAATACAGGTTCATTGAGTAGTTTGTCAATAACTGTGAGTTCAATATCTGGTTCTTGTTCTTGTGTAACTTCTGTAGCTATAGTGCTGAAATTTTCCCACAGCATCCCTACGGTGATAGTCAAACTAGAAACAATAAGTTGAGTCCCCCATCTGGTAATAAACTGAGTACGCATTGGTAATTTAAGCCACCTGTATCACTAAAAATTGGTCGCAAGCAAAGATTTGAGCTTTTTTAGTAAAAAAACCCTCAACCAGTAGGAAATCTGCTATTTATGATAATGATTATGATTATCACATAAATGGTGCGATTTACAAGCTAGTTTCAAAGGTTTGTAGTAATAACTTTAGTGCTGAGAGCCTTGAGGACTAAAGTCCTTACTACGAACTTTATACACTAATAGTCATTAATTAACAGCAATTTACGGTTAATTTTGCCCACTTATTTAGGGGTGGTATTTTTGCTAAGATGCCTCTTTTTAAAGGTTCTGGTCGTTCTGACCAGGGTAGTAACCCATCTTGTTTATCATAGTATTGACTAGCACATTGCAGCACCGCAGATGCACTACTATCTACTGGTAAATTGCCGAAAAGATAGGTTAATTTTCCTTCTCCTTTTAAGGCGATAACGCAAGCATGGTTGCAAGCACTCATACATTCAACGCCTTGAATGGAGAATTGATGTTGCAATTCCCAGGTTTGTGCAAGTTCTTGAAGTTGTTGTAATAGTTGCTGTCCGCCACTTTCACCAACTCGCTTGCCATCTTGCCATACACTGGCGCAGGTCGTGCAGACAAATATCGTATGCTGTTTTTGATTCATTGATTTTCAGGCGTTGCTGATTAATGGGGTGATTTTTGTTGGGTGCATATTGCAAGCAGAACCCGCAGGATAGGCGCACTGGGGATAATGTAAATATGCGAAGGGAAATATCCGATACAACTGGGTTTTCAGCTTTGTACCTAGAACCTTCTGTGGAAGAATTTGTATTAGTAGGAAACTGTCTACAATTTCATCGAAATTTGTAGTCTGTGGGGTATATCTGACGCTATGAGACAGTAATCCTGTTGAATTGGGAAAATATTTATGGCAATATTCACCTGTACCTCGCAGATGGGAACTTGTTTTATTGGCGGCGGGCATTCTGACTTTGAGATTTACATCTCATCACAGCTGCGGGACAGTGCCGGATTTACACCGAATCTTTCCCCGTTACCTCTGATGGCTGTTCCCCATCAGAACCGTATATTTGGATATCATACAGCAATTTTAGCGATCGCACTGATTTTTCAGGAAAACAAGCTATCTAAGATAATAAGATAAAATTGTAAAGAAATGTTAAGGCTCTAGGTTCATGAATTGGTTTGTTTCCGGGCTAGGACTGCTGCTAGCACTAATAGCGATCGCCATTGTATTGTATCTGGTTACGGCTCGCCGTTATGAATCATCTAATTCGGTAGCTAATTCCTATGATGAATGGACTGAAGACGGGATTTTAGAATTCTATTGGGGTGAACATATCCACTTGGGTCATTATGGTTCACCGCCACAACGTAAAGATTTTTTGACCGCTAAATCTGACTTTGTACGCGAAATGGTGCATTGGGGTGGGTTAGATAAGTTACCCCCTAAAACCACTGTATTAGATGTAGGCTGCGGAATTGGGGGTAGTAGTCGCATTTTGGCACGAGATTATGGGTTTGCGGTTACAGGTGTAACAATCAGTCCCCAACAAGTCGAACGCGCTAAACAATTAACTGCTAAGGAACTTGATGTACAGTTTCTTGTGGATGATGCGATGGCACTTTCTTTCCCAGATGCTAGTTTTGATGTCGTTTGGTCGATTGAAGCCGGCCCGCATATGCCCGATAAAGCCGTGTTTGCCAGGGAGTTGATGCGGGTGTTAAAGCCTGGTGGAATCATGGTTTTAGCTGACTGGAATCAGCGAGACGATCGCCAAATACCGCTCAATTTTTGGGAAAAACCAGTCATGCAGCAACTACTAGATCAGTGGTCTCACCCTGCTTTTGCTAGCATTGAAGGCTTTTCTGAAGTGTTGGTTGAGACAGGATTCGTTGAGGGGGAAGTCATCACAGCCGACTGGACACAACAGACACTTCCTTCTTGGCTAGATTCTATCTGGCAAGGGGTCACTCGACCAGAGGGATTGGTGCGGTTTGGTCTATCTGGTTTCATTAAATCTCTGCGAGAAGTCCCGACTTTGTTACTGATGCGGTTAGCATTCGGTGCGGGTTTGTGCCGATTTGGGATGTTCCGTGCTTTACGGGCTAATTCTTTGCCACAATCAACAGAGAAGACATTGACTAGTGAAACTGCTCAAGTTTGATATTGTAATAAGAATGAAGCGATCGCACTCAACTTGGTGAGCTAATTCGGATCACTCAACATAGGCTGATGTCACCCTTAACTATCTAAATCGCTAAGTAACCGCCGAATTAGCGCAGCGTCTTCTGTGTTGGGAGTTTTGGTGAGATAATTTTGTAAATCTGCCGTGGCTTCGGCATAATTGCCTAGTTGATAGTTTAACAGACCGCGATCGCGCACTTCTGAAGTAGCATCAGGAAACAACAGTAAAATCCGTTCTACTACAGCCAAGCTTTTTTCTAGCTGTTGTTGTCTGAGGTAGATATATTTCAAATTAGCTAAAATTCGCGCCAAGAATTGCCGATTACTCACTGTGGCTAAAAATTCCGGGCGTAAAGTCACGTTTTGCTGAAACATTTGATTCAGCCTGTCTTGGCAATCTTGGGTAAACATCACCTCGCCGCGATTGAAAGCATCTACAAAAATCTCCATGTCGGGAATTGCCGGACGAATCAGGAAATGTCCTGGCATTCCTACACCAGCCATCGGAAAATCTATGCGGCGGGCAATTTCCAAATAAACCAACGCCATTGTGATAGGAATACCCGTGCGTTGATCAATCACATCATTTAAAAAGCTATTTCTGGGGTCATAATAATTACTTTGATTCCCTATAAATCCTAAGTCATCGTAAAGATATTCATTAATAGTTTGAATGACTCGTAATGGATAAAGTGAAGATGGCAAGCGTTCTTTAACTTCTTCTGCCATCGTATCCAAGACATTTAAATATTCTTCTATATCAATGTAAGGAGATTCTTCTTTGGCAATGTACAAAGCAGCCTTAGCTAAGTCAATATGCTCATCCGAATGCTGAATTTCTTGGTAAAAATATTGTCGTGGTAAAGAGAAGTTCATACGCAACACCTGATAGTAGTTCGTAATTCGTAATGGGCTAACGCCCCGCTCCGCTAACGTAATTCGTAATTACAAATATGAATTATATGGATTTAATCATTGGTTTTTGTGGCTGAAGCCGCAGTTTTTCTATCCAATGAAGTTGCACCTGTTTCTAAGGCTGGCTTCTGATTTGGTTTCAAGAAACTTTCAGTCATTGTCTTAATTACAATATACAAGATTGGCACGACAAACAAGCTTAAAAAAGTAGCGATTAGCATTCCGCCAAACACTGCTGTTCCTAAAGATTGACGACTTCCTGCACCTGCACCTGTGGCAATAGTTAAGGGAAAAATACCGATGAGTGTTGAAAAGGCAGTCATGAGAATTGGGCGTAAACGTTCTTGAGCCGCTTCAATTGCTGCTTTGGCGATGGGAAGGCCTTCTTCTCGTAGTTGGTTAGCAAACTCTACAATCAAAATCGCATTCTTACTAGCCAAACCAATCAACATTACCAAACCAATTTGACAGTAAACATCATTAGCAAAACCCCGCATTGATTGGGCTACCAGTGCGCCAAAAATTGCTAGAGGTACAGCTAAAAGAATGATGATTGGGTCTACGTAGTTCTCATATTGGGCTGCTAGTACCAAAAACACAAATACTAGTCCTAACCCAAAGATGAGGGGTGCTAAACCGCCTGATTCTTGTTCTTCTAAGGAAGTCCCAGACCATTCATAATCATAGCCGACGGGTAAAACTGCTTGGGCTACTTGTGCCATTTTTGTAATTGCATCACCGGAACTAAAGCCAGGCGCAGCCGCACCGTTAATTTCTATTGAGCGAAATAGATTGTAATGGTTAATTGTTTGCGCGCCCACTATTGAAGTAATTTTGACTAAATTACTCAGGGGAATCATTTGATTAGTTTGCGATCGCACATACAATTGTCCAATATCTTTGGGATTAGCGCGAAACTGTTGGTCTGCTTGCACATACACGCGATAGTTACGCTGTTGCAGATTAAAATCGTTCACATATCGAGAACCCAAAGAAGTTTGTAAGGTACTGAAAATATCATCAATGGAAATTTGCAGTGCTTTGGCTTTGTTGCGGTCTACTTCTACTAGTAGCTGTGGTGTATTAGCCGCAAAGGTACTAAACACCGCTTGTAATCCTGGTGTTTGGTTGGCGCGACCAAGTAACTGTCCCATTGTCTGCACCAGATTTTCTAAACCGCTATTCCCTCGGCGGTCTTGGAGTTGAAAGGTAAAGCCGCCAAAGTTACCCAAACCCTGAATTCCCGGTGGGTTGACAGGAAAGACTCTAGCTTCTGGGATGGATAATAATTTCCCTTGTAGTTTACCAATAATTGCTTGTACTGATTGGTCGGGTCTGGTACGTTCAGCCCAAGGTTTTAAGGTGGTGAACACAATACCAGTGTTGGCTGTACTACCACTAAAACTAAAACCTCCCACAGCAAAAGTTCCGACAACTTCAGGTAGTGGGAGGATTTCTTTTTCTACCTGTGCCATCACATCACTCGTGTATTGTAGAGAAACCCCTTGCGGCCCTTGAATAAGGGTGATGAAATAACCTTGGTCTTCATCGGGTAAAAAGGCTGTAGGAACTGAGGTGTATAGCCAAGCTGTCAAGCCCAAGGAAACTATGAATAGACCAATTACAATGCTTTTAAAGCGGATGAGTAAGGATAGCGATCGCCTATATTTTTCCCTGACTGCATCGAGGAAGCGATTAATCTGATCAAAAATCCGACCCAGCCAACCTGATGCTTTTTGTCCTGGACGCAGTAATAAAGCACACAAAGATGGTGTCAGAGTTAAAGCCAAAAATGTAGAAACGACAATTGAGAAGGCGATCGTTAAGGCAAATTGTCGATACAGTGCGCCAGTAGTTCCGGGAAAGAACGCCACAGGAATAAACACCGCCATCAATACTAAGGAAGTCGCAATGACTGCACCAAATAGTTCTGCCATTGACTCACTAGCAGCACGGCGGGGATTCATCCCTTTTTCTTGAATAAAACGGCTAATCTGCTCAACTACAACAATGGCATCATCTACAACCATCCCTGATGCTAAAGTCAAACCAAACAAAGTCAAACTATTAATCGAAAAGTTAAAAACTTTCACAAAAGCGAACGTTCCCACCAAAGCCAAGGGAATAGTCAACGCTGGAATTAAGGTAGTCCGCCAGTCTTGTAAAAAGACAAAAATCACCAGTACCACTAACACCACTGCCATTAATAGTGTTTTAACCACTTCTGACAATGATTCCTCGACAAACATTGTCGTGTCAAAAGCTACCTGATATTGCATTCCTGGGGGAAAACTCGGAGCTAATCGCACCATTGCCTCTTTAACTCCCCTGGCTACATCCAAGGCGTTACTTCCCGGAACTTGATAAATCCCTAAACCGACGGCATCTTTGGCACGAAATCGTAAAAATGTATTGTAATTTTCTGCCCCTAGTTCGGCTCTACCAACATCTTTGAGTTTAATTAAAGTGCCATCATTCTCAGTTTTCAGGACAAGTTCTTCAAACTCTTTTGCATTCGTTAGTCGGCTAACTGCCCGCACATCCAGTTGATATTGTTGTCCTTTGGGTGCAGGTTCTTGTCCAATTCTCCCCGCACCAACTTGCAGGTTTTGTTCCGCCAACGCATTGGTGACATCTTCTGTAGTTAAACTCCGACTAGCCAGGCGATTAGGATCTAACCACAAACGCATAGCATAGCGGCGTTCCCCAAAAATCCGCACTTCACCCACACCCTTAACTCTTTTTAAAGCATCTGTTAAGTAAAGGTCAGCATAATTACTGAGGAATATATTGTCATATTCCTGATTGTCAGTGTATAAGCCGATCGCTAACAAAATGTTATTAGATTGCTTAGTGACCCGCACTCCTGTACGCTGCACAACATCTGGTAATTGAGCTTCGGCAGCAGAAACACGATTTTGAACATCGACGGCGGCAATATCTTTATCCCGCGAGGCATCAAAAGTCACTGTGATATTGCTTGAACCGTCGTTACTGCTGCTGGAAGTAATATATTTTACTCCCTCAACACCGTTAATTTGCCGTTCTAAGATGTTAGTGACACCGCTTTCCACTACTTCTGCACTCGCACCAGTGTAGTTAGCAGCAACGTTGATTTGAGTAGGGCTAATATCTGGGAAACGCGCAATAGGTAATGTGGGAATACTGATTGCTCCTACCAGCAGAATAAATAACGCGCAGGCGGTAGAAAATACTGGCCGCTTAATAAAGAAGTCAACAAACATATTTGGGGATTGGGGATTGGGGATTGGGGATTGGGGACTGGGGACTGGGGATTGGGGATTGGGGATTGGGAAAAGTTCTACCTTGCCCCCTGCTCCCTGCCCCCTGCCCCCTTCTAAGACTCTGGAACAATAGGTGCGCCGTTGGTGAGGTTGAGAATACCGGAA from Nostoc sp. UHCC 0870 includes these protein-coding regions:
- a CDS encoding (2Fe-2S) ferredoxin domain-containing protein — encoded protein: MSEFNCWVTPVNEVVREGLATGGFVEYEYFDCGSDVLASLVYTLFEQNWQQVGVGHIVQGSVLELEFNAPPKLCILYDGYLTVAAEGWHLHLCIDTNFGGPLCKTPVEVRKQRQVSRAAFYRRFNTEGNPRSWGIQFWNGANEQLMTILLPNPFVDGENLLPEGKPNLDKLTLYQELRDIYVLGKKPIPFTKNPLKHSYISVCTSTRCLPSRKWQPTFDALKSAVEEAGLDIEVRTSGCLEVCQLGPVVFYSNDRTWYTRVNPNVAENIVNEHLIKGNKITENLYPPQTP
- a CDS encoding iron ABC transporter permease; its protein translation is MLLKKYLLTNLLFSAKSTSIKTLAFLLLIIGFVFAFLLDLALGSVSIPIQEVINILLGQEPEKVTHAHIILKFRLPKALTATLAGAALGVSGLQMQTLFKNPLAGPFVLGISSGASLGVALVVLTASVTTPTLLNDLGIITDFGLVIAASFGAASVLGVMLAVSRRVQDTMTLLILGLLFGYATSAIVSILLQFSSQERIQSYIMWTFGSFAGVTWKQLIVLIPVILLSLLMAVLQSKSLNALLLGESYARSLGLTVQKTRFSVITSASILAGAITAFCGPIAFLGVAIPHLCRSLFMTSDHRILIPSVIFMGAILALVADLCSQVWVSQMVLPLNAITALIGTPVVSWVILRRK
- a CDS encoding ABC transporter substrate-binding protein, producing the protein MKLVKFPKKPIIFLCQLFLIATLIIACHNTTIHTSTNTCTQNYNPNQDYFPNKITITHATGFAVEYHQHYKVVTIKNPWQNAKTQFQYVLVQCGTPTPQGFNQAQVITVPINSIVSLSTTHLPHLAKLGVVDKLIGISNSNQVNTPDVVERIKAGKITQVGNNSNVDIEKLLELSPDLVTTFGTGNSQTDSYSKLTEVGLKVAINAEYMEDTPLGRSEWLKFTALFFNQEAQAENIFNEIANKYTQIAAKAKSLKQRPTVFVGFNFKGTWFMPAGQSYVAKYLADAGGKYLWSDDKSAGSLPLSFEVVLERAANADYWLNFSQSWQSLKDVVAEDSRYADFQAVKTGNLYNNNARVNDSGGNDYWEGGISNPDIVLSDLIKILHPEILPNHQLFYYRKFIQ
- a CDS encoding SRPBCC family protein, whose translation is MSQVLEQSIEINATATSVERCFTDLGLMHRWLNPVLRCEPVGETWSTEIGSKSRFLIQIPLMQPTLNSLVVERQPGLVVWEFQGFFQGRDRWECQPTRQGTLLLNRFEFEIPNPIVSWGFNTFAAKWTKEDMQAQLRRLKRVAEEVQINP
- a CDS encoding ABC transporter ATP-binding protein, producing the protein MILTTHDLSIGYQTSRKTVRCVASDISVCLEAGELVCLLGPNGAGKSTLLRSLAGMQAPIAGEVRLLGDDIYKLAPQDLAKRLSLVLTERVDVGMLSAYTLVTLGRHPYTDWWGRLSLEDEAIVDWAIKSVGALHLVSRQVSELSDGERQKIMIARALAQSPMVMLLDEPTAFLDLPRRVEIMQLLRQLARETHQAILLSTHDLDLALRLADQVWLLTTNGILHVGAPEDLVLSGAFADAFRSEGVEFDIFSGEFHLHTPPKGEINLIGEGIAALWTVRALQRVGFLVNKFARSSAKDTIKTQNFIEVISNSEQVLWRITNNNSVYTHYTLSDLIKFFDSDKFAN